TTATAAGCTTGCATTAAACTGGACGCACGGTTGTATTGATTCACTTCCCCGTAGCCAAACATTTGTGAAACATTTAACAGCTCATTTATTAAAGCGACGCATCGCTTGTTGTCAGAAGTCAAATTGTCTCCATCTGAAAAGTGGAAAGGATAAATATTATAGCGGGCAGGTGAGTACTTTTCATGAATAAGCTCTAGCGCTTTTCGATAGGCTGAAGAACAAATGGTTCCTCCGCTTTCTCCTTTTGAAAAGAAGTCCTCTTCGCTTACCACTTTTGCTTGTGTATGGTGAGCGATAAATTCCACATCGACCGTTTCATAGTTTTTATTCAAGAAACGATTCATCCAGAAGAAAAAACTTCTCGCCATATATTTCTCCCATTGGCCCATCGAACCACTCGTATCCATCATGGCAATGACAACAGCCTTTGATTCAGGCTTTTCCTCATCCTGCCACGTTTTGAATCGAAGATCTTCAGGATAAATGGGAGAAAAAGTTGCTTCTCCGCCCAAAGCATTCCGCTTATAAGCTTCAAGCATAGTTCTTTTCTTATCGATATTACCAGTTAACCCGGTTTTACGTATATCACTAAAAGAATAATCTGTTTGAATGATGGTGTCTCTTTCTTTCTCATCTAAATTAGGTAAGGTAAGTTCCTTAAAAAATGCCTCCTCAAGCTCTGCTAAAGATACCTCAGCTTCGTAATAGTCTTCACCAGCCTGATCTCCTGCACCTTCTCCATCTCCCGGCTTGCCTTTTTTGGATGGGGCTTGAGCGACAACATCACCAATTTCACTATCGCCTTCGCCTTGACCAGCGTGCTTATTCTTATCATAATTGTAACGAATTTTATATTCATCAAGCGAACGTATAGGTATCTTAACGACACGTTTTCCATTCGACATTACAATATTTTCTTCTGTAACTAAATCCGGGAGCTGCTTCTGCATTGCATCTTTCACTTTTTCCTGGTGTCGCCGCTGATCATCATAGCCTTTCCGATGGAGGGACCAGTCGTCTTCGGCGATTACGAAACTTTTCTCATCTTCCATCATTTCCCCTCCTAGTCGAGTATTACTCTATCGTATGCAGGTCCACGTGATTGGATGAAACGAAATCTAATATAACTGAATATTTTGTGTTTTCCTCCTATAATTTGGTCAGGCTGGTGTCCTTAAACCAGTCTTGTCTATTCGTGCGCAAGTAAGAAATGGGATCATGCCCATAAAAAAGCCTGATGCTGGACTCGCATCAGGCTGACTCTATTATTTGGCCGGGACGGGCTGTTGATAAAGTTTTTTCGATATAAGAGTTTGCACGATTAAGAAAAGACCTCCAACTGCCCAATACAATGGCAAGGCTGCTGGTGCCGAAAAAGAGATAAACAAAATCATAACAGGAGAAAGCAGGCCGATCAGCTTCATTTGTTTTTGCTGCTGTTCCGTCATCCCCAGCATGGAAACTCTGTATTGAATAAAATAAAGAATCCCCGCCACGATCGCCATCGCTATATCAGGTTGTCCAAGATTAAACCAAAGAAACGAATGCGTCGCGATTTCATGGGAGCCGCGTATCGCATAGTAAAATCCCATGAGAATAGGCATTTGAATAATTAATGGCAGACACCCCATATTTAGAGGATTAATGTTGGTGTTGCGGTAAAGAGTCATCATTTCTGCCTGGATTTTTTGTTTATCCTCTTGACTTTTTGCCGCTTTCAGCCGGTTTTGAATATCGGTCATCTCCGGTTTGACAGCTTCCATCTTGAATTTCATATCCTGGCTGTTTTTAAATGTTTTCAGCATAAAAGGCATGAGAACAAAACGAACAGCAAGCGTAATTAAAATGATCGCGATCCCGTAATTCTCTCCAAAAGCATCAGCCACCACTTTAATTAAATCGATAAATGGCTGAACGAGGTATTTGCCAAAAAATCCATCTCCATTCGCAGCACTTTGCGGAGAACAGCCGGCAAGCAATAATCCAACTACACTCATAATTCCTAGCATTTTTTTCATTATATTTTCCTCCTCTATATTTGAATACGATTTAATCAAATATAGAGGCAGTGGTCATCATCGCTGGAGTCTTCTTTCCTTCTAACGGTTCGCTGGAGCCATTGCACCATTTCATTATCAGGCAGAACAACATATCGCCGTTCTTTCACTTCAATATTGCGTGTATCGGCGATTACCTGCCGAGTCGAAAGGCATCCAGATGGTTCGTGTACCATGTGGGACCAAATGGTTTGTACAGCGATCGTCATTAATAAACTTAGATAAATGGACAAAAACAATAAATCATAGGATCCATCCAGTAATTCTACAAATATAGTCATAGAGCAAAACTCTTTTCTTAAGTCTTAGTTGTCATACGAATAGGTTCGTCTTTAGTTTCAAAAACACTCTATTACTTATGATAAATCGCTTTCGAACAATTAGCAAGAAGAACTCTTTAAATTACCAGGACCTGAAGTAAACTCTCTACGGGCGATTTTAATTGGTAAACATTTCTTACCAAACTTAAACCCCGCAGGCAGTTGCCAGCGGGGTTTAATCCATTAACCTTCTAATAGCAGATCGTATGGATCTTCAATCATTTCTTTAATACGGCGCAAGAACTGAACCGCTTCTTTACCATCCACAATTCTGTGGTCATAGGATAAAGCAATATACATCATCGGACGGGCCTGAATTGTATCATCCGGCATGACTTTCGCACGCTTTTCGATGTTGTGAAGTCCAAGAATTCCTACTTGAGGAGAATTCAAGATTGGTGTGGAAAGCATGGAACCAAAGATACCCCCGTTTGTAATCGTAAAGGAACCACCTTGTAGTTCGTCGAGCTGCAATTCTTTATTACGGGCTTTGGTTGCAAGCTGAGCGATCTCTTTTTCAATACCGGCAAAATCTAAACGATCCGCATCTCTAACAACAGGGACTACAAGTCCTTCGTCTGTTGAAACGGCCATGCCAATATCATAGAATTTCTTCTTCACGACTTCATTCCCTTGAATCTCTGCATTGATTAATGGGAATTCTTTCAAAGCACCGACAGCTGCTTTTGTAAAGAAGGACATGAATCCGAGTTTAATGTCATGCTTTTTCAAGAAAGATTCTTTACGTTCACTACGCAGCTTCATGACATTGGTCATATCCACTTCGTTAAAGGTTGTAAGCATTGCAGAAGTCTGCTGTGCTTCCACTAAACGTTTAGCGATGGTTTGACGGCGCCGGGACATTTTCTCCCTTTCCACCGGTTTTGTAAATTCTGTTTTTTCACTGGTTTGCTGCTGTTTCTTTTCTTTCTTTTCCTGTTTAGGAGCTTCCTGTTTCGTTTCCTGCTTGCTTCCGCTAGCCGCTGCATCTACATCTTCCGGACGAATGCGTCCCAGTGGATCGCGGGCAGAAATTTCAGAGAGATCAATGCCTAGCTCACGAGCTTTTTTACGAGCCGCCGGAGTTGCAATAACTTCCCCTTTATTCTCATGATCAGCAGCTTTCTCCTGTTTCTCAGCCGCCGGTTCTTTCTGTTGCTTTTCTTCCTGCTTTGGTTGTTCCTGCTGCTCTTCTTCTTTATCTTGAGAGTCTTCTTCACTGGAACTTCCCGCTTCGCCATTTTCGTCGACCTTGGCTATAACATCGCCTACTTCTACGTCATCGCCTTCGTCTTTAAGAAGTTCGGAAATAACTCCACTGGCATCCGCATTCACTTCGACATTAACTTTGTCGGTCTCCAGTTCAAGAATTGGGTCGCCTTTTTCAACTTGATCCCCTTTTTTTACAAGCCATTCCGCTATCGTACCTTCTGTAATTGATTCAGCTAATTCAGGAACTTTAATTTCCTTCATTTGAATTTCCTCCTTTAGACATCTGTAGAGCTTCATAGATAATACGATTCTGTTCAGTTTTGTGGATGTTTGGTTCACCAACAGATGGTGAAGCACGATGCGGACGTCCTACATAACGGTGAATCTGATTTTCTTTCAGCAGCTTATGAAGGATTCCTTCTACAAAATACCAAGTGCCCATGTTTTGCGGTTCTTCCTGAACCCAGACTAGTTCTTCTAAGTTAGGGTAGGTTTCGAGAATGTCAGCAAGCATGGATTCTGGGAATGGATAGATTTGTTCAATCCGAACGGCATCAATGGTATCGAATTTATTGTTTTCGGCTTTTTCAACCGCATCTTCTATATCGACCATAATCTTTCCAGTTCCGAGCAGCAAGGATTTTACCTTTTCTTTCTCTTTTTTCGTTTCCTTCGTTAAGCCAGGTTGTCTAAGGATAGGCTGGAATTTTCCGTCGCTGAAGTAAGAGCCTTCCACAGCTACCCGTTGGTTTCTAAGCAGGCTCTTAGGCGTCATGAGTACCAATGGACGCGCTTCCTCCTGATTACTAAGCGCAGCCTGACGCCGTAATAGATGAAAATACTGGGCGGAAGAGGTTACGTTCGCAACTGTCCAGTTATTTTCAGCTCCCATTTGCAGGAATCGTTCAAGCCGTGCACTGGAGTGCTCAGGTCCTTGTCCTTCATAGCCGTGAGGAAGAAGAAAAACCATATTGGATTTTTCACCCCATTTGGCTCTTCCTGCAGCTACAAACTGGTCGAAAATCACTTGTCCCGCATTGGCAAAATCACCAAATTGAGCTTCCCATAAAACCAGTGCCTCAGGAGCCTGTACGCTGTAGCCGTATTCAAATCCAATCACACCAGCCTCTGACAAAGGACTGTTATGAATGTCAAAAGAGGCATTCGCTTGTTCCAGCCCGTGAAGCGGACAATACGTTTCCCCTGTCTCTACATCATGAAGCACCATATGACGATGAGCAAATGTACCTCGTTCGGTATCCTGCCCTGTAATACGAACCGGAATACCATCTTCCAAAATAGAGGCAAATGCCAGAGCTTCTGCCGTTGCCCAGTCCACTTTGTTTCCTTCATCAAGCATTTTCCCACGGCGCTGAAGGATTTTTTCGAGCTTCTTGAAACCATTAAAACCTTCTGGACGCTTCAGCATTCCTTCGTTCAAACTGCGGAGACGTTCTAAATCGATGGCAGTTTCAATTTCATCAAGTGGTCTTTCAACAGCACCGGGACGCTCTTTAACGTCAGGTTCTTCTGTTTCATGTTCACCCATATCGTTATAAACATTACGAAGTTTCGTTTCTACTGCTTCTTTATACTCGTCAAGAGCCCCTTCTTCGACAACACCTTCTTTAAGCAGTTGTTGTTCAAAAATTGCCGCCACAGTAGAGTGATCATCAATCTCCTGATAAAGCTGAGGCTGGGTGGCACGAGGCTCGTCCATTTCGTTATGGCCGAAGCGACGGTATCCTACTAAATCGATTAATACATCTTTATGAAAATGCTGGCGATACTCATAGGAAAAAGCCATGGCAGATAAGCAAGCCACCGGATCATCAGCATTCACATGAATGACCGGAATTTCAAAACCTTTTGCCAGGTCACTTGCATAGCGTGTAGAACGTCCATGACTGCGATTCGTAGTAAATCCTACAAGGTTATTTGCAATGATATGAATGGTACCGCCAGTCCGATATCCTGGCAGGTCACTCATATTTAATGTCTCAGCTACTACGCCTTCGCCGATAAATGCTGCGTCACCGTGGATTAAGACGCCAACGGCTTCATCTTGATCCATTTGTGCATAGCCGCGTTGACTGCGATCATCTTGAGCAGCTCTAGTAAAGCCTTCTACAACTGGATTCACATATTCTAAGTGGGAAGGATTGTGACTTAACGTCACACGGGTAGCAGATTGTTCCCCGCTTTCAATCTTACGGTAAGCTCCAAAGTGATACTTTACATCACCTGTCCAGCCGTAGTTAATTCCCATGGAACCTTCAGATGGTACAAGTTCTTTATCTGCAGAATGGTGAAATTCAGAAAAAATAATGTCGTAAGGTTTTCCGAGTACGTGCGCAAGTACATTCAAACGGCCTCTGTGAGCCATACCCATCATTATGTTATCGATCTCATCCGTAGAGGCTGAATGAACGAGATAATCCAACATCGGAACCATAATGTCCAGGCCTTCTATAGAAAA
This Halobacillus salinarum DNA region includes the following protein-coding sequences:
- the yhbH gene encoding sporulation protein YhbH, with the protein product MEDEKSFVIAEDDWSLHRKGYDDQRRHQEKVKDAMQKQLPDLVTEENIVMSNGKRVVKIPIRSLDEYKIRYNYDKNKHAGQGEGDSEIGDVVAQAPSKKGKPGDGEGAGDQAGEDYYEAEVSLAELEEAFFKELTLPNLDEKERDTIIQTDYSFSDIRKTGLTGNIDKKRTMLEAYKRNALGGEATFSPIYPEDLRFKTWQDEEKPESKAVVIAMMDTSGSMGQWEKYMARSFFFWMNRFLNKNYETVDVEFIAHHTQAKVVSEEDFFSKGESGGTICSSAYRKALELIHEKYSPARYNIYPFHFSDGDNLTSDNKRCVALINELLNVSQMFGYGEVNQYNRASSLMQAYKSIDHPKFRYHILRKKADVFHAMKGFFSEEGSVEVPS
- a CDS encoding 2-oxoglutarate dehydrogenase E1 component, with amino-acid sequence MSNQGSNEERFWESFHGPNMGYIEEQYEKYQNDPSSVDPSLKEVFDKQGAPDWMKSEETVQTNGAAAPSSADISKVTSTMKLVEAIRRNGHLQANIYAVGSDERPKTKLLDPDYYGLSDEDLKQIPAEWVWPNSPVELKNAYEVVQTLKERYAGTISFEFDHVNNDDERQWLQQKVDSGNFQVNLTNEEKKILLKRLARVEGFENFLAKTFVAQKRFSIEGLDIMVPMLDYLVHSASTDEIDNIMMGMAHRGRLNVLAHVLGKPYDIIFSEFHHSADKELVPSEGSMGINYGWTGDVKYHFGAYRKIESGEQSATRVTLSHNPSHLEYVNPVVEGFTRAAQDDRSQRGYAQMDQDEAVGVLIHGDAAFIGEGVVAETLNMSDLPGYRTGGTIHIIANNLVGFTTNRSHGRSTRYASDLAKGFEIPVIHVNADDPVACLSAMAFSYEYRQHFHKDVLIDLVGYRRFGHNEMDEPRATQPQLYQEIDDHSTVAAIFEQQLLKEGVVEEGALDEYKEAVETKLRNVYNDMGEHETEEPDVKERPGAVERPLDEIETAIDLERLRSLNEGMLKRPEGFNGFKKLEKILQRRGKMLDEGNKVDWATAEALAFASILEDGIPVRITGQDTERGTFAHRHMVLHDVETGETYCPLHGLEQANASFDIHNSPLSEAGVIGFEYGYSVQAPEALVLWEAQFGDFANAGQVIFDQFVAAGRAKWGEKSNMVFLLPHGYEGQGPEHSSARLERFLQMGAENNWTVANVTSSAQYFHLLRRQAALSNQEEARPLVLMTPKSLLRNQRVAVEGSYFSDGKFQPILRQPGLTKETKKEKEKVKSLLLGTGKIMVDIEDAVEKAENNKFDTIDAVRIEQIYPFPESMLADILETYPNLEELVWVQEEPQNMGTWYFVEGILHKLLKENQIHRYVGRPHRASPSVGEPNIHKTEQNRIIYEALQMSKGGNSNEGN
- the odhB gene encoding 2-oxoglutarate dehydrogenase complex dihydrolipoyllysine-residue succinyltransferase → MKEIKVPELAESITEGTIAEWLVKKGDQVEKGDPILELETDKVNVEVNADASGVISELLKDEGDDVEVGDVIAKVDENGEAGSSSEEDSQDKEEEQQEQPKQEEKQQKEPAAEKQEKAADHENKGEVIATPAARKKARELGIDLSEISARDPLGRIRPEDVDAAASGSKQETKQEAPKQEKKEKKQQQTSEKTEFTKPVEREKMSRRRQTIAKRLVEAQQTSAMLTTFNEVDMTNVMKLRSERKESFLKKHDIKLGFMSFFTKAAVGALKEFPLINAEIQGNEVVKKKFYDIGMAVSTDEGLVVPVVRDADRLDFAGIEKEIAQLATKARNKELQLDELQGGSFTITNGGIFGSMLSTPILNSPQVGILGLHNIEKRAKVMPDDTIQARPMMYIALSYDHRIVDGKEAVQFLRRIKEMIEDPYDLLLEG
- the yidC gene encoding membrane protein insertase YidC, whose translation is MKKMLGIMSVVGLLLAGCSPQSAANGDGFFGKYLVQPFIDLIKVVADAFGENYGIAIILITLAVRFVLMPFMLKTFKNSQDMKFKMEAVKPEMTDIQNRLKAAKSQEDKQKIQAEMMTLYRNTNINPLNMGCLPLIIQMPILMGFYYAIRGSHEIATHSFLWFNLGQPDIAMAIVAGILYFIQYRVSMLGMTEQQQKQMKLIGLLSPVMILFISFSAPAALPLYWAVGGLFLIVQTLISKKLYQQPVPAK